A single region of the Accipiter gentilis chromosome 6, bAccGen1.1, whole genome shotgun sequence genome encodes:
- the EIF2A gene encoding eukaryotic translation initiation factor 2A isoform X2, translating into MVNGPPSFTESTAFQRDSGKNCKAVAFSKDGSLFAWCNGEKVNIVNVTNAHLLRSFDLPKAVCLEFSPKNNILATWQAYTAAKDGTAGVPNLQLHDVKTGKCLKSFIQKKMQNWCPCWADDESICARNVNNEVHFFENNNFATIANKLHLQKVNDFVLSPGPQPTKVAVYVPGSKGAPSFVRLYQYPNFGGPQSALANKSFFKADKVTMLWNKKATAVLVIASTEVDKTGASYYGEQTLHYIATNGESAVVQLPKNGPIYDVVWNPNSVEFCAVYGFMPAKATIFNLKCDPVFDFGTGPRNAAYYSPHGHILVLAGFGNLRGQMEVWDVKNYKLISKPVASDSTYFAWCPDGEHIVTATCAPRLRVSNGYKIWHYTGSLLHNYEVPSNEEMWQVSWQPFLDGVFPAKAVKYQAVPSELPSAEPKPAQAYRPPALRNKPVTSSKLHEDEPPQNMKPQSGSGDKPLSKTALKNQRKHEAKKAAKQEAKAEANQQSTQSSASQNAPRSAVPTFTSGDPEVDKKIKNLKKKLKAIEQLKEQAAAGKQLEKNQLEKIQKETALLQELEDLELGL; encoded by the exons ATGGTGAATGGGCCACCTAGTTTCACAGAGAGCACAGCATTTCAAAG gGACTCTggaaaaaattgcaaagctgTTGCTTTTAGCAAGGATGGTTCCCTCTTTGCCTGGTGCAACGGAGAAAA GGTAAATATTGTTAATGTCACCAATGCCCACTTACTGCGTTCCTTTGATCTTCCAAAGGCAGTTTGCCTTGAATTTTCACCAAAGAATAATATTCTGGCAACATGGCAGGCCTATACAG CTGCTAAAGATGGCACAGCGGGGGTGCCCAACCTACAACTTCATGATGtgaaaactggaaaatgtttaaaatctttcATCCAGAAGAAGATGCAGAACTG gTGTCCTTGCTGGGCAGATGACGAAAGCATTTGTGCCAGGAATGTAAACAATGAAGTGCACTTCTTTGAAAACAACAACTTTG ctaCTATTGCAAATAAACTGCATTTGCAGAAGGTTAATGATTTTGTGTTATCTCCAGGACCACAGCCAACCAAG GTGGCTGTGTACGTTCCAGGCAGTAAAGGCGCACCGTCATTTGTTAGACTCTATCAGTATCCCAACTTTGGTGGCCCTCAGTCTGCACTAGCCAATAAAAGTTTCTTTAAAGCTGACAAGGTGACAATGCTATGGAACAAAAAAG CCACTGCTGTGCTAGTAATAGCTAGTACAGAAGTTGATAAAACGGGTGCTTCGTACTACGGAGAGCAAACTCTGCACTACATTGCAACAAATGGAGAAAGTGCGGTCGTACAATTGC caaaaaaTGGTCCTATTTATGATGTTGTTTGGAACCCCAATTCTGTTGAGTTCTGTGCTGTCTATGGTTTTATGCCTGCCAAAGCAacaatttttaatctgaaatgtgACCCCGTGTTTGATTTTGGAACTGGGCCTCGCAATGCTGCCTACTACAGCCCCCATGGACACATCCTAGTGCTAGCAGGATTTGGAAATCTCAGGGGACAGATGGAAGTGTGGGACGTTAAAAACTACAAACTCATTTCCAAACCAGTAGCCTCGGATTCCACATACTTTGCTTGGTGTCCTGACGGGGAGCATATTGTAACAGCCACCTGTGCTCCCAGGCTACGAGTCAGTAATGGTTACAAGATATGGCACTACACTGGCTCTCTGTTACACAACTATGAAGTTCCATCAAATGAAGAAATGTGGCAAGTTTCCTGGCAGCCCTTCTTGGATGGAGTGTTCCCAGCGAAAGCAGTAAAATACCAGGCAGTTCCAAGTGAATTGCCCAGTGCTGAGCCAAAGCCTGCTCAAGCGTATAGACCTCCAGCCCTGAGAAACAAACCTGTAACAAGTTCCAAGCTT CATGAGGATGAGCCACCTCAGAATATGAAACCGCAGTCAGGAAGCGGTGATAAGCCACTCTCTAAAACAGCTCTCAAAAATCAAAGGAAGCATGAAGCAAAGAAAGCTGCTAAACAG GAGGCCAAAGCTGAAGCAAACCAGCAATCTACACAGTCCTCAGCATCACAGAATGCACCACGGAGTGCTGTGCCTACCTTTACATCAGGAGATCCTGAAGTTGACAAGaagataaagaatttaaaaaaa aaacTAAAAGCAATTGAGCAGCTAAAGGAACAAGCAGCTGCTGGCAAACAGCTAGAGAAAAATCAG TTGGAGAAGATTCAGAAAGAAACTGCTCTCCTTCAGGAACTGGAAGACCTAGAACTGGGTCTTTAA
- the EIF2A gene encoding eukaryotic translation initiation factor 2A isoform X1, translating into MAPPAPLLAVRGSEGLYMVNGPPSFTESTAFQRDSGKNCKAVAFSKDGSLFAWCNGEKVNIVNVTNAHLLRSFDLPKAVCLEFSPKNNILATWQAYTAAKDGTAGVPNLQLHDVKTGKCLKSFIQKKMQNWCPCWADDESICARNVNNEVHFFENNNFATIANKLHLQKVNDFVLSPGPQPTKVAVYVPGSKGAPSFVRLYQYPNFGGPQSALANKSFFKADKVTMLWNKKATAVLVIASTEVDKTGASYYGEQTLHYIATNGESAVVQLPKNGPIYDVVWNPNSVEFCAVYGFMPAKATIFNLKCDPVFDFGTGPRNAAYYSPHGHILVLAGFGNLRGQMEVWDVKNYKLISKPVASDSTYFAWCPDGEHIVTATCAPRLRVSNGYKIWHYTGSLLHNYEVPSNEEMWQVSWQPFLDGVFPAKAVKYQAVPSELPSAEPKPAQAYRPPALRNKPVTSSKLHEDEPPQNMKPQSGSGDKPLSKTALKNQRKHEAKKAAKQEAKAEANQQSTQSSASQNAPRSAVPTFTSGDPEVDKKIKNLKKKLKAIEQLKEQAAAGKQLEKNQLEKIQKETALLQELEDLELGL; encoded by the exons ATGGCGCCCCCCGCGCCGCTGCTGGCAg TGAGAGGATCCGAAGGGCTTTATATGGTGAATGGGCCACCTAGTTTCACAGAGAGCACAGCATTTCAAAG gGACTCTggaaaaaattgcaaagctgTTGCTTTTAGCAAGGATGGTTCCCTCTTTGCCTGGTGCAACGGAGAAAA GGTAAATATTGTTAATGTCACCAATGCCCACTTACTGCGTTCCTTTGATCTTCCAAAGGCAGTTTGCCTTGAATTTTCACCAAAGAATAATATTCTGGCAACATGGCAGGCCTATACAG CTGCTAAAGATGGCACAGCGGGGGTGCCCAACCTACAACTTCATGATGtgaaaactggaaaatgtttaaaatctttcATCCAGAAGAAGATGCAGAACTG gTGTCCTTGCTGGGCAGATGACGAAAGCATTTGTGCCAGGAATGTAAACAATGAAGTGCACTTCTTTGAAAACAACAACTTTG ctaCTATTGCAAATAAACTGCATTTGCAGAAGGTTAATGATTTTGTGTTATCTCCAGGACCACAGCCAACCAAG GTGGCTGTGTACGTTCCAGGCAGTAAAGGCGCACCGTCATTTGTTAGACTCTATCAGTATCCCAACTTTGGTGGCCCTCAGTCTGCACTAGCCAATAAAAGTTTCTTTAAAGCTGACAAGGTGACAATGCTATGGAACAAAAAAG CCACTGCTGTGCTAGTAATAGCTAGTACAGAAGTTGATAAAACGGGTGCTTCGTACTACGGAGAGCAAACTCTGCACTACATTGCAACAAATGGAGAAAGTGCGGTCGTACAATTGC caaaaaaTGGTCCTATTTATGATGTTGTTTGGAACCCCAATTCTGTTGAGTTCTGTGCTGTCTATGGTTTTATGCCTGCCAAAGCAacaatttttaatctgaaatgtgACCCCGTGTTTGATTTTGGAACTGGGCCTCGCAATGCTGCCTACTACAGCCCCCATGGACACATCCTAGTGCTAGCAGGATTTGGAAATCTCAGGGGACAGATGGAAGTGTGGGACGTTAAAAACTACAAACTCATTTCCAAACCAGTAGCCTCGGATTCCACATACTTTGCTTGGTGTCCTGACGGGGAGCATATTGTAACAGCCACCTGTGCTCCCAGGCTACGAGTCAGTAATGGTTACAAGATATGGCACTACACTGGCTCTCTGTTACACAACTATGAAGTTCCATCAAATGAAGAAATGTGGCAAGTTTCCTGGCAGCCCTTCTTGGATGGAGTGTTCCCAGCGAAAGCAGTAAAATACCAGGCAGTTCCAAGTGAATTGCCCAGTGCTGAGCCAAAGCCTGCTCAAGCGTATAGACCTCCAGCCCTGAGAAACAAACCTGTAACAAGTTCCAAGCTT CATGAGGATGAGCCACCTCAGAATATGAAACCGCAGTCAGGAAGCGGTGATAAGCCACTCTCTAAAACAGCTCTCAAAAATCAAAGGAAGCATGAAGCAAAGAAAGCTGCTAAACAG GAGGCCAAAGCTGAAGCAAACCAGCAATCTACACAGTCCTCAGCATCACAGAATGCACCACGGAGTGCTGTGCCTACCTTTACATCAGGAGATCCTGAAGTTGACAAGaagataaagaatttaaaaaaa aaacTAAAAGCAATTGAGCAGCTAAAGGAACAAGCAGCTGCTGGCAAACAGCTAGAGAAAAATCAG TTGGAGAAGATTCAGAAAGAAACTGCTCTCCTTCAGGAACTGGAAGACCTAGAACTGGGTCTTTAA
- the SERP1 gene encoding stress-associated endoplasmic reticulum protein 1, whose protein sequence is MVAKQRIRMANEKHSKNITQRGNVAKTSRTAPEEKASVGPWLLALFIFVVCGSAIFQIIQSIRMGM, encoded by the exons ATGGTGGCCAAGCAGCGCATCCGCATGGCCAACGAGAAGCACAGCAAGAACATCACGCAGCGCGGGAACGTCGCCAAGACCTCG AGGACGGCCCCGGAGGAGAAGGCGTCGGTCGGGCCCTGGCTGCTGGCGCTGTTCATCTTCGTGGTCTGCGGATCAG CCATCTTCCAGATCATCCAGAGCATCCGGATGGGCATGTGA